In Erpetoichthys calabaricus chromosome 2, fErpCal1.3, whole genome shotgun sequence, a genomic segment contains:
- the LOC114645360 gene encoding extracellular calcium-sensing receptor-like: MKCLLYTCVFLAPVFQTSISKYLTCKPHGKFQFNGLFKPGDIMLGAIFAVNFKAIPPELSFISKPEQWKCESFDLAVFQRAQTMVFAIEEINKDPALLPNITLGYRLYDNCVNLQEAMRAAATLIGGEEEVNDDSSCDGVPPVVAILGDPLSTHSIAISRAVSLFKIPLVSYCATCSCLSDKQEFPTFLRTIPSDTFQVKVMAEIMNYFGWTWVGAVGTDDDYGLYALTSFNKEVKKFGCVAFSETLKTNDRARLLQVISVIKQSSAKIIVLFLTKTIMGTFIKEAVLRNITGKQWIACDLWSAYPSLASNDNFDFFGGTIGIIARRGSIPGFEKFLRDIQPTSDVKNNLYSQFWETIFQCKFKNSSVAGDGKVCTGTEDMKSIKNEYSDVSQLRASYNVYKAVYALAHALHNIVICKDREGPFENNTCADIRKVQPWQVRESRSTY, translated from the exons ATGAAGTGTCTTTTGTATACTTGCGTGTTTTTGGCTCCAGTTTTTCAGACATCTATTTCTAAATACTTGACCTGCAAACCACATGGAAAATTTCAGTTTAATGGGTTATTCAAACCTGGTGATATTATGCTGGGAGCAATATTTGCAGTTAATTTTAAAGCAATACCCCCAGAATTAAGCTTCATATCTAAACCTGAACAATGGAAATGTGAAAG TTTTGACCTTGCTGTATTCCAAAGAGCACAGACCATGGTGTTTGCAATTGAAGAAATAAACAAGGATCCTGCTCTTTTGCCAAATATAACTTTGGGATACAGACTCTACGACAACTGTGTGAACCTGCAGGAAGCCATGCGAGCTGCGGCAACTCTTATTGGCGGAGAGGAGGAGGTTAATGATGATTCCAGCTGTGATGGAGTTCCTCCTGTAGTTGCTATTCTTGGTGATCCATTATCAACACATTCCATTGCCATATCAAGGGCTGTGAGTTTATTCAAGATTCCTCTG GTCAGTTATTGTGCAACTTGTTCATGTTTAAGTGATAAGCAGGAATTTCCTACATTCCTGCGGACAATCCCAAGTGACACATTTCAGGTGAAAGTGATGGCTGAAATTATGAATTACTTTGGATGGACCTGGGTTGGAGCTGTAGGAACTGATGATGACTATGGGTTATATGCTCTGACCAGTTTCAACAAAGAAGTGAAAAAATTTGGTTGTGTTGCATTCTCAGAAACATTAAAGACAAACGATAGAGCAAGACTGCTTCAGGTCATTAGTGTTATAAAACAATCATCTGCCAAAATCATTGTTTTGTTTCTAACAAAAACTATCATGGGAACATTTATAAAAGAAGCTGTTCTTCGAAATATTACTGGCAAGCAATGGATAGCATGTGATTTGTGGAGTGCTTATCCTTCACTGGCCAGCAATGataattttgacttttttggtGGAACCATCGGGATCATTGCAAGAAGAGGCTCCATTCCAGGGTTTGAAAAATTCCTCCGTGATATTCAGCCTACTTCAGATGTCAAAAACAACCTCTACAGTCAGTTTTGGGAAACAATATTTCAATGTAAATTCAAAAACTCATCAGTGGCAGGAGATGGAAAAGTGTGCACAGGGACAGAAGACATGAAAAGCATCAAAAATGAATATAGCGATGTGTCACAATTGAGAGCTTCCTACAACGTTTATAAAGCTGTGTATGCCCTAGCACATGCCCTGCATAACATAGTAATTTGTAAAGACAGAGAAGGGCCTTTTGAGAACAACACATGTGCAGACATTAGAAAGGTGCAGCCCTGGCAGGTAAGGGAATCCAGAAGCACTtattaa
- the LOC114645359 gene encoding LOW QUALITY PROTEIN: extracellular calcium-sensing receptor-like (The sequence of the model RefSeq protein was modified relative to this genomic sequence to represent the inferred CDS: inserted 4 bases in 2 codons), translating to MLGAIFAVNFRTIPPELSYRSKPGQWKCDSFDIAVFQRAQAMVFAIEEINQDQTLLPDLTLGYKLYDNCVNLQEAMRGTASLIGGEDDIFNNYQCQGVPPVIAIIGDPLSLHSISISRILALFRMPLISYCATCSCLSNKQEFPTFFRTIPSNTVHVRGMTTLMKHLGWTWVGAVGADDDYGLNALLSFKEEVEKFGCVAFSETININDRTKIFHIINIIKQSTANVIVLFLTKMVVTVLMKEIVHQNITGRQWIASDPWSAHPVLASNENFASFGGTIGFLTRRVEMPGFEQFLLQTKPSLDSNNNLLAQFWEALFRCKFPTNEPKTNASVVEERVCTGSEDIKSTKTEYSDVSQIRSSFNVYKAVYAIAHALHKLASCENGKGPFRNNTCAYMSNVQPWQVFHYLKNMSFTTRSGDRMAFDENGDTLPVLDIINWQKDKDGTMIIKTVGFFNDSAVAGQKLTINESSIFWNFDSGKCLESSLCIFGILIKTINVLMVFKVTLPGNNMRKWSGAAQQGKTVFALSFIQXLWLVTAPTVPAKNTKYNNAKIISEIDIGXIGFLACVYFMIAFFTGHIPITFNEGKFITFSMLIFCATYITFRPNYVSTPGKFTVAVEIFAILASRFGVLVAIFDPICYITVLRPELNTRRIMRG from the exons ATGTTAGGTGCAATATTTGCTGTCAATTTTAGGACAATACCACCGGAGCTGTCTTATAGAAGTAAACCTGGACAATGGAAATGTGACAG TTTTGACATTGCAGTTTTCCAAAGAGCTCAAGCAATGGTTTTTGCAATTGAAGAAATAAATCAGGATCAGACTCTTCTTCCTGACCTGACATTGGGGTACAAACTGTATGATAACTGTGTGAATCTCCAAGAGGCAATGAGAGGGACAGCTTCGTTAATTGGTGGAGAAGatgacatttttaacaattatCAATGTCAAGGGGTCCCTCCTGTCATTGCTATTATTGGAGATCCCCTTTCACTACATTCTATTTCTATATCAAGAATACTGGCTCTGTTTCGCATGCCTctg ATCAGCTATTGTGCAACCTGCTCCTGCTTAAGCAACAAGCAGGAATTTCCTACTTTTTTCAGAACTATTCCAAGTAACACTGTTCATGTGAGAGGAATGACAACACTGATGAAACATCTTGGTTGGACTTGGGTAGGTGCAGTAGGAGCTGATGATGACTATGGGCTTAATGCTCTGTTGAGTTTTAAAGAGGAAGTCGAaaaatttggatgtgttgctTTCTCAGAAACCATCAATATCAATGACagaacaaaaatatttcatataatcAACATTATAAAACAATCAACAGCAAACGTCATTGTTTTGTTTCTAACAAAAATGGTTGTCACTGTGTTAATGAAAGAGATTGTTCACCAGAACATTACTGGCAGGCAGTGGATAGCAAGTGATCCATGGAGTGCTCATCCTGTTTTAGCCAGCAATGAGAACTTCGCCTCATTTGGTGGAACTATAGGCTTCCTCACAAGACGGGTAGAGATGCCAGGATTTGAACAATTCCTTCTCCAAACAAAACCTAGTTTAGACTCCAATAATAATCTTTTGGCCCAGTTCTGGGAAGCACTATTTCGATGCAAATTTCCAACAAATGAACCTAAAACAAATGCTTCTGTTGTAGAAGAACGAGTGTGTACTGGATCAGAGGACATTAAGAGTACAAAGACAGAATATAGTGATGTATCACAGATTAGATCTTCCTTTAATGTCTATAAAGCTGTGTATGCCATTGCACATGCCTTACATAAATTAGCTTCTTGTGAAAATGGAAAAGGGCCCTTCAGGAACAATACCTGTGCATATATGTCAAATGTACAACCATGGCAG GTTTTCCATTATCTTAAAAACATGAGTTTTACAACTCGCTCAGGAGACAGAATGGCATTTGATGAAAATGGTGACACACTTCCAGTCCTTGATATAATAAACTGGCAGAAAGACAAAGATGGCACCATGATAATCAAAACTGTGGGTTTTTTTAATGATTCAGCTGTAGCTGGGCAGAAGCTTACGATTAATGAAAGCAGTATATTCTGGAATTTTGATTCAGGAAAG TGTTTGGAATcatctttgtgtatttttggtattCTTATAAAGACAATTAATGTACTGATGGTATTCAAAGTTACACTGCCTGGTAATAACATGAGGAAATGGTCTGGTGCTGCCCAACAGGGAAAAACAGTCTTTGCTCTTAGTTTTATTCA TTTATGGTTAGTTACAGCTCCTACCGTTCcagcaaaaaacacaaagtatAACAATGCCAAAATCATCTCTGAAATTGATATTGG AATTGGCTTTTTGGCTTGTGTTTACTTTATGATAGCTTTTTTTACAGGACACATACCAATAACATTTAATGAGGGCAAATTCATCACTTTCAGCATGCTTATCTTCTGTGCAACATATATTACTTTCAGACCTAATTATGTCAGCACACCAGGTAAGTTCACAGTGGCAGTGGAGATCTTTGCTATTCTAGCATCACGTTTTGGAGTCCTTGTTGCAATATTTGATCCAATATGTTATATAACTGTACTGAGACCAGAGCTAAACACTCGCAGAATTATGAGGGGTTga